CATGCCCGCCGCCGTGCATCTGCGCCTCCAGGCGCACGCGGGGCTTGCGGCGCACGTACAGCGCGCCAATGCCTTTGGGGCCGTAGGTCTTATGGCTGGCCAGGCTCATCAAGTCCACGGGCAGCTTTTTCACGTCGATCTCGACCTTGCCGGTGGCCTGCGCCGCATCGACGTGGAAGATGATGCCGTGCTCGCGGCACACTTTGCCGATGGCTTCGATGTCCTGAATCACGCCAATTTCGTTGTTCACGAACATGACGCTGGCCAGAATCGTGTCGGGGCGAATCGCGGCCTTGAACTTCTCGATGTCGATCAAGCCGTCTTGCTGCACGTCCAGGTAAGTCACCTCGAAGCCCTGGCGTTCCAGCTCGCGCATGGTGTCCAGCACGGCCTTGTGCTCGGTCTTGACGGTGATCAGGTGCTTGCCCTTGCCTTTGTAGAACTGGGCTGCGCCTTTGATGGCGAGGTTGTTGGATTCGGTGGCGCCGCTGGTCCAGACGATCTCGCGCGGGTCGGCGCCGATCAGGTCGGCCACCTGTTCGCGCGCTTTTTCAACGGCCTTTTCCGCTTCCCAGCCCCACGCGTGGCTGCGGCTGGCGGGGTTGCCGAACTGTTCGCGCAACCACGGGATCATGGCGTCCACCACCCGCGGATCGACGGGCGTGGTGGCGGCGTAGTCCATGTAGATGGGGAAATGCGGGGTCTGGCTCATCGCAGTGTTCTCAGTTTTCGGAATGTCTTCGATGTGCGGGCGGCGCCAAGCGGCAGCCGGCCCGCAGGCGGTTACTTGGAGGCGACTTCGCCCAGGGCAAAGACCGAATTGGGCGCGTTGATGCGGATCGGCTTGACCACGGGCGAGCTGGAGATGGCGCGCTTGGTGGCGGGTTTGCCCTCCACTTCAACGCCGTGGGCGTGCTGGTCGTCCACCAGCTTTTGCAGCGTGACGGATTCCAGGAATTCCAGCATGCGGGCGTTCAGCGAAGTCCACAGGTCGTGCGTCATGCAGCGGCCACCGTCGCCGTGGCAGTTTTCCTTGCCGCCGCAGTGCGTGGCGTCCAGCGGCTCGTCGACCGACGTAATGATGTCGGCCACCGTGATCTCACTGGCCTTGCGGCCCAGCGAATAGCCGCCGCCCGGGCCGCGGGTGGATTCCACCAGCTCGTGACGACGCAGCTTGCCAAAGAGCTGCTCCAGGTACGACAGCGAAATTTGCTGGCGCTGGCTGATCGCCGCCAGAGTGACCGGACCGCTGCCCTGACGCAGGGCCAGGTCGATCATGGCGGTGACGGCAAACCGACCTTTGGTGGTGAGGCGCATCTGGAACTCCTAAGGTGTTCTGGACCGCTGCAACACGTGAAGCTCGCCCAGGTGGACTGGCCGGTGGGCCGCTAGAAAACCGCGGGCCGGTCAATTCCGAGTGATTTCCTCAAGTATACCGCAAATCCGACCAAACTCAGGGGATTTCCCCTACCAACTGCTTGATCAACGTGCTACGAGGGGTTTCAGGCTGCCGTGTGCATGAGCAAGACACTGCAGCAGCCCCATGACAAAACGCCAGGCAAGACCGCGTCGCCGGAATGCGGGGGCCGTGATTATGGCCATGCCCTGGCCAGCCCGGCCATCGCCAATCTAGGCTTGGCCGCCTTCAGGGCGCATCGTGCACTCAGATTTGTCCTACATCAGTTTCATCGCACGCCGACGTGGCAGAGTGGCGCTTACACCTAAATTACGCACCGTAAGGCGGGGGACGGTCTCTCGCCTGACTGGATTTCAACGAATCGTACAGAGGGCTTCTTTCATGAACAACTTCATCCACCGCATCACCCTGATTGCTGCTGGCGCCGCCTTGGCCATGGGCTTGGCCGCCTGCAACAAGAACGACGACCGTACCGCCGGCCAGAAGCTCGATTCGGCGATTGCCAAAACCGACGCCGCAGCCGATGAGGCGAAAGCCAAAGCTGCTGCAGCCGCTGACGACGCCAAAGCCGCCGCAGACCGCGCCGGCGCAGACGTTCGCGCTGGCGCTTCTGATCTGGCAGCCAGCGCCAGCGCTGCGGCATCGGCCGTGGGCGACGCCCTGGACGACGCATCGATCACCGCGTCGGTCAAGGCTGGCTTGGCCAAAGATCCCGATCTGAGCGCCTTGAAGATCGACGTAGACACCAAAAACGGCACAGTGACCCTGCAAGGCCCTGCCCCCACCGCCGCGGCCAAAGACCGCGCTGCCGCCATCGCCCGCGACACCAAGGGCGTGACCGGCGTGGCCAACCTGCTCAAGGTGGGCTGATCGGCCAGGGGCAGCGCGCCGGATTCGCACCGGCACGCCACCCCAGCTTTTGAGCATAAAAATAGCGGCCAGCGCAGGATGCACCTGCGCTGGCCGCTATTTTTTTAGAAGCAAACCGGCTGATTTCACTCAGGCAGGCAAGTTAGGCAGCCAGGTTGTCGCTGCCCGGCGCACCCAGCGTGCGCTGCTTGAGCAACTGCAGCTGATCGCGCACGCGCGCGGCCTTTTCGAATTCCAGGTTGCGGGCGTGGTCCAGCATCTGCTTTTCCAGCCGTTTGATTTCCTTGGCCAGGTCTTTTTCCGACAGGCTTTCATCCAGCACGCCAGCGCCAGCCAGCGCGGCCTGCCGATCTTGTTCGCGGCCGCTTTTCTCGCTGTAGACGCCATCGATCAGGTCGCGCACCTGCTTGACGATGCCGCGCGGCGTGATGCCGTTGGCCTCGTTGAAGGCGATCTGCTTGGCGCGGCGGCGCTCGGTCTCGCCCATGGCCTTTTTCATCGAATCGGTGATGCGGTCGGCGTACAGGATCGCCTTGCCGTTCACGTTGCGCGCGGCGCGGCCAATGGTCTGGATCAATGACCGCTCGGCGCGCAGAAAGCCCTCTTTGTCGGCATCCAGAATGGCGACCAGCGACACCTCGGGAATGTCCAGCCCCTCGCGCAGCAGGTTGATGCCCACCAGCACGTCGAAGGCGCCCAGGCGCAGGTCGCGGATGATTTCCACGCGCTCCACAGTGTCCACGTCCGAGTGCAGGTACCGCACCTTCACGCCGTTGTCGGTCAGGTATTCGGTGAGCTGCTCGGCCATGCGCTTGGTCAGCGTGGTGATCAGCACGCGTTCATGCTTTTGCGTGCGGTCGCGAATCTCTTGCAGCACGTCGTCCACCTGGTGGGTGGCGGGGCGCACTTCCACCAGCGGATCGACCAGGCCCGTGGGGCGCACCACCTGCTCGACCACCTGGCCCGCGTGGGTCTTCTCGTAGTCGGCGGGCGTGGCGCTGACGAAGACCACCTGGCGCATGCGGCGCTCAAACTCTTCGAACTTCAGCGGCCGGTTGTCCAGCGCGCTGGGCAGGCGAAAGCCGTATTCGACCAGCGTGGTTTTGCGCGCCTTGTCGCCGTTGTACATGGCGTTGAGCTGGCCGATCATCTGGTGGCTTTCGTCCAGGAACATCAGCGCGTCCTTGGGCAAATAGTCGGTCAGCGTCGCGGGCGGATCGCCCGGCGCAGCGCCCGACAGGTGGCGCGTGTAGTTCTCGATCCCCTTGCAGTGCCCCACTTCGCTGAGCATTTCAATGTCGAAGCGGGTGCGCTGCTCAAGCCGCTGGGCCTCCACCAGCTTGCCGTCGCCCACGAATTGCTTAAGGCGGTCGGCCAGCTCCAGCTTGATGGTTTCCACCGCCGCCAGCGTTTTCTCGCGCGGGGTCACGTAGTGGCTGCTGGGGTAGATGACGAAGCGCGGCACCTTCTGCTGCACGCGGCCCGTGAGCGGGTCGAACAGCGAGATGCTTTCGACCTCGTCGTCGAACAGCTCCATGCGCACGGCCAATTCGCTGTGTTCGGCGGGGAACACGTCGATGGTGTCGCCGCGCACGCGGAACGTGCCCCGGCTGAAGTCGGTGTCGTTGCGCTGGTACTGCATGCGCACCAGCTGGGCGATGGCATCGCGCTGGCCCTGCTTGCCGCCCACCTTCAGGATCATCCGCATCTGCAGGTAATCGTCGGGCGCGCCAATGCCGTAGATGGCGCTGACGGTGGCCACGATGATGGTGTCGCGCCGCTCCAACACGCTTTTGGTGGCCGACAGGCGCATCTGCTCGATGTGCTCGTTGATCGCGCTGTCTTTTTCGATGAACAGGTCGCGCTGCGGCACGTAGGCCTCGGGCTGGTAGTAGTCGTAGTAGCTGACGAAGTACTCGACGGCGTTCTTAGGGAAGAACTCGCGGAATTCGCTGTACAGCTGCGCGGCCAGCGTCTTGTTGGGCGCAAACACGATGGCCGGGCGCCCCATGCGCGCGATGACGTTGGCCATGGTGAAGGTCTTGCCCGAGCCCGTGACGCCCAGCAGCGTCTGGAAGGATTCACCGTTTTCCACCCCTTCGACCAGCTTGTCGATGGCGCCGGGCTGGTCGCCCGCGGGCGGGTACGGCTGGTACAGCTGGAAGGGCGAGCCTGGAAAAGTGACGAACTGGCCCTGCGCCGGCGCGGGCGCCTCTACCGCGCGAGGCGGGGCAAAGTCGGCGGGGGCTTGGGGCGTGATGGTGGGCGGCATGGCAAAACAGATGCGGGCGAAGGCCCCAAAGGGCAAGCCGACCACCTTAACCCATGGCCGTGCGCAGTGCACGCGACCATGGCATGGCGGACGGGTGGGCGCACCGGGTGCGCTGGTTCAAAAAACGCTGACCGCAGGGCAACCGCCGCCGCGCTTTGAATTTCTATGGTTTTGATAGCTGCCAGCGCACACTGCACGGGCGCTGGAAGGCAATTTGGCTTGAAGATACGTGCTGGCGCGGCGGCCCCGGTCATGGGTTCAGCATCTGGCCATTTTACTGAATATATAAACAGTAGTCAGCTATCAAACAAGGGGCCGTCGCCCTGAGGGCGCTGATGGACTGCCTCACCGCTTTCTTGCCCCTGCCCGCTGCCGTCGCCAAGCTCACGCACCAGCCAGCGGTCAATCAGCGCGACAAGCTCATCCAGCTGCGCGGCGGCCAACGCCTGCCCCTTGGGGATGGCGTGAAGGCGCGCCAGGCAGCTGCGGCAGCAGGTGCCGGTGGCGTGTTGGGCGCGGAACACCGGGTGCCCGCGCCACGGCGTCTGGCGCCCGTCGTTCAAGGGAAAGGCCGGCGCCAGGCGGCGTGTGAGCAGGTCGTAGGCGTGCTGACGCACCGTCTCCAGCCCGCGCTGTGCGATGAACGCGCGGTCGGCCGGCTGCAAGTGGATGCGCGCACGGAAGGCGCTTCGCGCAATGCGATCCAGCCGCTGGTCAATGGCCGCCCACGCTTGCGGGCTTTCAGGTAGCGGGGTTGCAGCAGGCATGCAACGCAGTTGGTGACGTGGCGGCGTTCGACAAGGGCGCCCGGCCCCGCTTGGGCGCTACCAGCCGTGGCCGCAAGGGCCTTACCCCTTAGCGAACCACCCGGCGCGCACCTTGTTTGGGAACGTGGGCCTAAAATCCAAGGGTTTCACCTTAATTGGTCACTTTTTCCACCAACGCAGGCACTGTCCATGTCTCTCTTTTCCGCAGTTGAACTCGCACCGCGCGACCCGATCCTGGGCCTGAACGAGCAATACGCCGCCGACCAGAACCCCAACAAGGTCAACCTGGGCGTGGGCGTCTACTTCGACGAAAACGGCAAGCTGCCGCTGCTGCAGTGCGTGCAAGCGGCCGAGAAAAAGCTGATGGACACGCCCAAGCCGCGCGGCTATCTGCCCATTGACGGCATCGCCGCATACGACGACGCCGTGAAAAAGCTGGTGTTCGGCGCCGACGCAGCCGTTTACAAAGACGGGCGCATCGCCACGGTGCAAGGCCTGGGCGGCACGGGCGGCCTGAAGATCGCCGCCGATTTTCTGAAGCGCCTGAACCCCGGCGCCAAAGTGCTGATCAGCGACCCCAGCTGGGAAAACCACCGCGCCCTGTTCAGCCAGGCCGGTTTTGAGGTGGACACCTACCGCTATTACAACGCCAGCACCCGCGCGCTGG
This genomic interval from Ottowia oryzae contains the following:
- a CDS encoding IscS subfamily cysteine desulfurase; its protein translation is MSQTPHFPIYMDYAATTPVDPRVVDAMIPWLREQFGNPASRSHAWGWEAEKAVEKAREQVADLIGADPREIVWTSGATESNNLAIKGAAQFYKGKGKHLITVKTEHKAVLDTMRELERQGFEVTYLDVQQDGLIDIEKFKAAIRPDTILASVMFVNNEIGVIQDIEAIGKVCREHGIIFHVDAAQATGKVEIDVKKLPVDLMSLASHKTYGPKGIGALYVRRKPRVRLEAQMHGGGHERGMRSGTLATHQIVGMGEAFRIAKEEMAKDNEKAWALHKRFVDGMKGLDEVFINGHPTQRVPQNINMSFNFVEGESLIMGIKGLAVSSGSACTSASLEPSYVLRALGRSDELAHSSLRITIGRFSTEEDIDAAVKAIRENVVKLRELSPLWEMHQDGVDLSTIQWAAH
- a CDS encoding DUF4186 domain-containing protein yields the protein MPAATPLPESPQAWAAIDQRLDRIARSAFRARIHLQPADRAFIAQRGLETVRQHAYDLLTRRLAPAFPLNDGRQTPWRGHPVFRAQHATGTCCRSCLARLHAIPKGQALAAAQLDELVALIDRWLVRELGDGSGQGQESGEAVHQRPQGDGPLFDS
- the uvrB gene encoding excinuclease ABC subunit UvrB, with translation MPPTITPQAPADFAPPRAVEAPAPAQGQFVTFPGSPFQLYQPYPPAGDQPGAIDKLVEGVENGESFQTLLGVTGSGKTFTMANVIARMGRPAIVFAPNKTLAAQLYSEFREFFPKNAVEYFVSYYDYYQPEAYVPQRDLFIEKDSAINEHIEQMRLSATKSVLERRDTIIVATVSAIYGIGAPDDYLQMRMILKVGGKQGQRDAIAQLVRMQYQRNDTDFSRGTFRVRGDTIDVFPAEHSELAVRMELFDDEVESISLFDPLTGRVQQKVPRFVIYPSSHYVTPREKTLAAVETIKLELADRLKQFVGDGKLVEAQRLEQRTRFDIEMLSEVGHCKGIENYTRHLSGAAPGDPPATLTDYLPKDALMFLDESHQMIGQLNAMYNGDKARKTTLVEYGFRLPSALDNRPLKFEEFERRMRQVVFVSATPADYEKTHAGQVVEQVVRPTGLVDPLVEVRPATHQVDDVLQEIRDRTQKHERVLITTLTKRMAEQLTEYLTDNGVKVRYLHSDVDTVERVEIIRDLRLGAFDVLVGINLLREGLDIPEVSLVAILDADKEGFLRAERSLIQTIGRAARNVNGKAILYADRITDSMKKAMGETERRRAKQIAFNEANGITPRGIVKQVRDLIDGVYSEKSGREQDRQAALAGAGVLDESLSEKDLAKEIKRLEKQMLDHARNLEFEKAARVRDQLQLLKQRTLGAPGSDNLAA
- the iscR gene encoding Fe-S cluster assembly transcriptional regulator IscR codes for the protein MRLTTKGRFAVTAMIDLALRQGSGPVTLAAISQRQQISLSYLEQLFGKLRRHELVESTRGPGGGYSLGRKASEITVADIITSVDEPLDATHCGGKENCHGDGGRCMTHDLWTSLNARMLEFLESVTLQKLVDDQHAHGVEVEGKPATKRAISSSPVVKPIRINAPNSVFALGEVASK
- a CDS encoding BON domain-containing protein, with the protein product MNNFIHRITLIAAGAALAMGLAACNKNDDRTAGQKLDSAIAKTDAAADEAKAKAAAAADDAKAAADRAGADVRAGASDLAASASAAASAVGDALDDASITASVKAGLAKDPDLSALKIDVDTKNGTVTLQGPAPTAAAKDRAAAIARDTKGVTGVANLLKVG